CTCCAGTGGTTCATTTAATAGCACTCGTTGTCGCACCATGTTTTATTCTGGTTATGTTTCAATTTTGCTCACTGCATCCACATTACTTTCACCGACGGTTCAATTCACAACATCTGTACTCATGTTCAGTCCTATTCCGATTCCTGTCGTTTAATTTCTATAGGTGCCAATGCGCTAGCTTGATAAAATACAAGTGTTTGTTTTCTTACCATTTCAAGAATAGCCATAAAAGTTGTAATTATCTCGTTTCGTGACCCGACTGTTAGCAAATCCTCAAAGGCAATTCGACGGTTGGTTTTTCCAATAAGTATCTGAATTTCATTTATCTTATCCGAAACGGATAATGGCTCATACTCCACTTCGCGTTGCTTCGGTTCGCGTTCTTTTTGTCGTTGTAGTACTTGGGACATCAACAGTGCTAATTGGTCTAAAGAAATTGCGCCTTCCTCTAAGGGGACAGACTGTTGGAAAAACGATAAATCTTCGGCAGGCCGCATATATAATTTTGCACGCTTTGCTTCATTCATTTCTAATGCTGTCGCCACATCTTGAAATTGTTGATATAACAGTAATTGTTGCACTAAAAATTCACGAGGATCTTCTTCGTAATCACTATCTAATTCTCCACTCGGTTCAATCGGCAACAACATCCGTGCCTTAATCTCTAATAAAGTCGCAGCCATCACTAAATACTCTCCTGCAATATCCAATTGTAATTCTTGCATACTGGACAAGTAAAACATGTATTGCTGGGTGATTTCACGCATTGGAATATCATTAATATCAACTTTTAATTCTTTAATTAAATGCAAAAGCAAATCGAAAGGACCGTGAAATGCTTCTAGATCTAGTTTAAGAATTTCTTTGGCCATTTCGATTGCTCTCCTTCTTTAGTATACTTAGGCTAACTCAACATCTACCTAATTAAAGACGTCTTCACGATAAATCGCACACCATTTTTGGTTTTTTAAGTTCGAGATAAACCACT
The genomic region above belongs to Aerococcaceae bacterium zg-1292 and contains:
- a CDS encoding segregation/condensation protein A yields the protein MAKEILKLDLEAFHGPFDLLLHLIKELKVDINDIPMREITQQYMFYLSSMQELQLDIAGEYLVMAATLLEIKARMLLPIEPSGELDSDYEEDPREFLVQQLLLYQQFQDVATALEMNEAKRAKLYMRPAEDLSFFQQSVPLEEGAISLDQLALLMSQVLQRQKEREPKQREVEYEPLSVSDKINEIQILIGKTNRRIAFEDLLTVGSRNEIITTFMAILEMVRKQTLVFYQASALAPIEIKRQESE